In a genomic window of Desulfobaculum bizertense DSM 18034:
- a CDS encoding pyridoxamine 5'-phosphate oxidase family protein, producing MLERCLELLRSGTMGVLATSDGEQPHTSLMGFIADEDGRRLWMVSSKDSQKWLNIAQRPRVSFLVDTREECRTRERSGLEALTVEGHVTLVDVSSDEGQSAKARLLKLNPYLEEFFSEPDCVLFYLKIHTLLLLTGINTPFHFEFQS from the coding sequence ATGCTTGAGAGATGCTTAGAGTTGCTTCGAAGTGGGACAATGGGAGTGCTGGCGACGAGTGACGGTGAGCAGCCGCATACGTCGCTCATGGGTTTCATTGCTGACGAGGACGGCCGACGGCTGTGGATGGTCAGCAGCAAGGATTCTCAGAAGTGGCTCAACATAGCGCAACGGCCAAGGGTAAGCTTCCTTGTGGACACGCGCGAGGAATGCCGTACCCGCGAGCGCTCAGGGCTAGAGGCGCTGACCGTTGAAGGGCACGTCACGCTCGTCGATGTCAGCAGCGATGAGGGACAAAGCGCAAAAGCTCGGCTCCTCAAACTCAACCCGTATCTCGAAGAATTTTTCAGCGAACCCGACTGCGTCCTCTTCTACCTCAAAATCCACACACTGCTCCTCCTCACTGGTATTAACACCCCATTTCACTTCGAATTTCAAAGCTAG